The Chryseobacterium aureum genome contains a region encoding:
- a CDS encoding thiamine phosphate synthase, giving the protein MEKLQYISQGNTLQEQELCIRKALDNGIEWVQVRYKNAPENELSRLCEVSKQLCSEYQAVCIINDHVQIAKEIDADGVHLGLNDSAIEEARLILGENKIIGGTANTLSDVIRRIKESCDYIGLGPLRFTTTKEKLSPVLGFEGYQAIIDGLREKSIDIPKIFAIGSVTLEDILPLQEIGIYGVAVSGLITKQPTLINELKKVMI; this is encoded by the coding sequence ATGGAAAAATTACAATACATATCACAAGGCAACACTTTGCAGGAACAGGAACTTTGCATCCGAAAAGCCTTAGACAATGGGATCGAATGGGTACAGGTCCGATACAAAAATGCTCCTGAAAATGAATTATCCAGGCTCTGTGAAGTTTCAAAACAACTTTGTTCAGAATATCAGGCGGTTTGTATCATCAATGACCATGTGCAAATAGCAAAAGAAATAGATGCTGACGGAGTGCATTTAGGATTGAACGACAGTGCCATTGAAGAAGCAAGACTGATCTTAGGTGAAAATAAGATTATTGGCGGAACGGCTAATACCCTTTCAGATGTCATCCGGAGAATCAAAGAATCTTGTGATTATATCGGTTTAGGACCGCTGAGATTTACCACAACCAAAGAAAAATTGAGCCCTGTTCTTGGATTTGAAGGCTATCAGGCGATCATTGATGGATTAAGAGAAAAATCAATAGATATCCCTAAAATATTTGCCATTGGAAGTGTTACCCTTGAAGATATTTTGCCGTTACAGGAAATCGGCATTTATGGTGTTGCCGTATCCGGGCTCATTACCAAACAGCCGACCCTCATTAATGAACTAAAAAAAGTAATGATATGA
- a CDS encoding HesA/MoeB/ThiF family protein, with protein MAQLFMKQDHFSRYSRQIFIEEIGLEGQKKIRASKVLVVGAGGLGSPVIQYLAAAGIGTLGVADFDEVELHNLNRQTIHTENRVGFSKVKSAEAFVKELNHQVKLIGIAEKINENNAEEIISQYDVIVDGSDNFSTRYLVNDTCVQLEKTLIYGSILGFSGQVAVFNHNGSKDLRAIFPEPPSDEDMPDCDSLGVLGALPGIIGSMMALQTLKIITDLPVTVNQLTLVDTMSWRFQTIDF; from the coding sequence ATGGCTCAATTATTTATGAAACAAGATCATTTTTCACGGTACAGCCGGCAGATATTTATTGAAGAAATAGGATTGGAAGGACAAAAGAAAATAAGGGCTTCCAAAGTTCTTGTCGTTGGAGCAGGAGGTTTGGGAAGCCCCGTTATACAATATCTGGCCGCCGCGGGAATAGGAACGCTGGGTGTTGCCGATTTTGATGAGGTGGAACTCCATAATCTGAACAGACAGACCATTCATACTGAAAATAGAGTAGGGTTTTCCAAAGTAAAAAGCGCTGAAGCATTTGTAAAAGAACTTAATCATCAGGTTAAACTGATAGGAATTGCGGAGAAAATCAATGAAAATAATGCTGAAGAAATCATTTCTCAATACGATGTTATTGTTGACGGTTCAGACAATTTCTCTACAAGATATCTGGTGAATGATACCTGCGTACAACTGGAAAAAACTTTGATCTATGGCAGCATCTTAGGCTTTTCGGGACAGGTTGCTGTGTTTAATCACAACGGAAGTAAAGATCTGAGAGCTATTTTCCCGGAACCTCCTTCCGATGAAGATATGCCGGATTGTGACAGCCTCGGCGTATTGGGCGCTCTTCCCGGAATCATAGGCAGTATGATGGCTCTTCAGACCCTGAAAATTATCACAGATCTTCCAGTGACTGTTAATCAGCTGACATTGGTGGATACGATGAGTTGGAGGTTTCAGACGATAGATTTCTAA
- a CDS encoding hydroxymethylpyrimidine/phosphomethylpyrimidine kinase, whose amino-acid sequence MQERPYVISIAGFDPSGGAGLLSDSKTFEQSKVMGLGVCTALTLQTASKCLSLEWRPIDEVTEAIQVLMGNYPVSAVKIGIVKDANFLDKIVETVQKGNPHVKIVWDPVLKSTSEFTFFDPETLPQLKKVVGKLSLITPNYNEYSVLKENNLLPDTHECSLLIKGGHREDHLGTDILVENGKETLLVPTESSAAYFPKHGSGCVLSSAITAELAKGENMGTACKNGKLYIEKFLKSNPSLLGTHS is encoded by the coding sequence ATGCAGGAACGTCCTTATGTCATAAGTATTGCAGGCTTCGATCCTAGTGGTGGAGCAGGCTTGTTATCAGATAGTAAAACCTTTGAGCAGTCGAAAGTAATGGGACTTGGTGTGTGTACAGCACTGACATTACAAACCGCTTCCAAATGCTTAAGTCTGGAGTGGCGTCCTATAGATGAAGTAACGGAAGCGATTCAGGTTTTGATGGGAAATTATCCCGTTTCGGCAGTGAAAATAGGAATTGTAAAGGATGCCAATTTTCTGGATAAAATTGTAGAAACTGTTCAAAAAGGAAATCCTCATGTGAAAATCGTCTGGGATCCCGTTCTGAAAAGCACTTCTGAATTCACATTTTTTGATCCTGAAACACTTCCTCAATTAAAAAAGGTTGTTGGTAAACTCAGTTTGATAACACCTAATTATAATGAATACAGTGTTTTAAAGGAAAATAATCTTCTTCCGGATACTCACGAATGTTCATTACTGATCAAAGGAGGGCATCGGGAAGATCATTTGGGAACGGATATTTTAGTTGAAAACGGAAAAGAAACTCTTTTAGTTCCAACCGAAAGTAGTGCGGCCTATTTTCCTAAACATGGTTCCGGCTGTGTTTTATCATCAGCCATTACAGCAGAACTGGCGAAAGGTGAAAACATGGGAACTGCCTGTAAAAATGGGAAATTATACATCGAAAAATTTTTAAAAAGCAATCCCTCTTTGCTGGGAACGCATTCATAA
- a CDS encoding thiamine phosphate synthase, producing the protein MILVISPELIVQNETDIINQMFQEGLDLLHVRKPWLSRNEMIEFITQVDENFYPKLVLHTHYDLGKEFSISRFHFREIDREEEMYKSFMKENTISTSVHDITTYNTLEKEWEYAFISPFFPSISKKGYGLDSTIKKEMQHRNNLDVKLIALGGIDQDNIHEVFESGADGAALLGAIWKSEEPLNVFKKCRNVLMS; encoded by the coding sequence ATGATCCTCGTCATCAGTCCTGAATTGATTGTCCAGAATGAAACTGATATTATTAATCAGATGTTTCAGGAAGGTCTTGATTTACTTCACGTCCGAAAGCCATGGCTCAGCCGGAATGAAATGATTGAATTCATCACTCAGGTTGATGAAAATTTTTACCCGAAATTGGTTTTGCATACACATTATGATCTTGGTAAGGAATTTAGTATTTCAAGATTTCATTTCAGAGAGATTGATAGAGAGGAAGAAATGTATAAATCTTTTATGAAAGAAAATACTATTTCAACTTCGGTACATGATATCACAACTTATAATACTTTAGAAAAAGAATGGGAATATGCTTTCATAAGCCCGTTCTTTCCAAGCATATCCAAAAAAGGATATGGACTGGATTCCACCATTAAGAAAGAAATGCAACATCGGAATAATCTGGATGTCAAATTGATTGCCCTTGGAGGAATTGATCAGGATAATATTCATGAAGTTTTCGAATCAGGAGCAGATGGAGCAGCACTATTGGGTGCCATCTGGAAAAGTGAAGAACCATTAAACGTATTTAAAAAATGCAGGAACGTCCTTATGTCATAA
- a CDS encoding RluA family pseudouridine synthase, whose protein sequence is MKEQIVYEDNHLLVINKKVGQLVQGDKTGDESLLESIKNFIKIRDAKPGNVFLGLVHRIDRPTSGLVIYAKTSKALSRLTQMVKNREVKKTYWAVVGKEMIPQSQRLVHYLKKNEKNNKAIVFPKATEGAKEAILTYRVIKTLDNYLLLEIDLETGRHHQIRAQLSKTGVPIKGDLKYGAPRSNPDGGINLHARKLEFIHPVTKEKIEIVAPVPQNDAIWRACEE, encoded by the coding sequence ATGAAGGAGCAGATTGTATATGAAGATAACCATCTTCTGGTGATTAATAAAAAGGTGGGTCAGCTGGTACAGGGTGACAAAACCGGAGATGAATCACTATTAGAATCCATCAAGAATTTTATAAAAATAAGAGATGCTAAGCCGGGAAATGTTTTTCTCGGCTTGGTTCATCGTATAGACCGTCCTACATCTGGTCTTGTGATTTATGCGAAAACTTCCAAAGCGCTTTCCCGTCTGACACAGATGGTAAAAAATCGTGAAGTGAAGAAAACCTATTGGGCGGTTGTCGGCAAAGAAATGATCCCACAAAGCCAGAGACTGGTACATTATCTGAAGAAAAACGAAAAGAACAATAAAGCCATTGTCTTTCCAAAAGCTACAGAAGGCGCAAAAGAGGCCATACTTACCTATCGTGTCATTAAGACACTGGACAATTATCTCCTTCTTGAAATTGACCTTGAAACCGGAAGACATCATCAGATCAGAGCACAATTATCGAAAACAGGAGTCCCGATTAAAGGAGACTTAAAATATGGAGCGCCACGCTCCAATCCTGACGGAGGAATTAATCTTCATGCAAGAAAGCTGGAGTTTATCCATCCCGTTACCAAAGAAAAAATTGAAATTGTTGCTCCGGTTCCACAGAATGACGCAATCTGGAGAGCTTGTGAAGAATAG
- the thiC gene encoding phosphomethylpyrimidine synthase ThiC — protein sequence MAHSITCSPFPNSKKIYVEGTLHPISVAMREIQLSPTKLSNGGFEDNAPVTIYDTSGPYTDENAVIDIQKGLPRIREQWILDRNDVNILDGITSEYGKARLADPRLDELRFSYDHKPKVAKEGKEVTQLYYARQGIITPEMEYVAIRENQKIEQLDSVSKEMAFQHPGHSFGANTPKSKITPEFVRDEIAAGRAIIPNNINHPESEPMIIGRNFLVKINANIGNSAVSSSIEEEVEKAVWACRWGADTIMDLSTGKNIHETREWIIRNSPVPIGTVPIYQALEKVKGVPEDLTWEIFRDTLIEQAEQGVSYFTIHAGVLLRYIHLTAKRVTGIVSRGGSIMAKWCLFHHKESFLYTHFEEICEIMKKYDVAFSLGDGLRPGSIADANDAAQFAELETLGELTKIAWKHNVQVMIEGPGHVPMHMIKENMEKQLEECHEAPFYTLGPLTTDIAPGYDHITSGIGAAMIGWFGCAMLCYVTPKEHLGLPNKDDVKVGVITYKLAAHAADLAKGHPGAQYRDNALSKARFEFRWEDQFNLSLDPETARAYHDETLPAEGAKIAHFCSMCGPKFCSMKITQEIRESAEQGMLDKSQEFIEKGKQIYI from the coding sequence ATGGCTCACTCCATTACATGTTCGCCATTTCCGAACTCAAAGAAAATCTATGTTGAAGGAACATTACATCCTATCAGTGTAGCAATGCGTGAAATACAGCTTAGCCCCACCAAACTTAGCAATGGCGGCTTTGAAGATAATGCTCCGGTAACCATTTACGATACTTCAGGCCCTTATACCGATGAAAATGCAGTCATTGATATTCAGAAAGGACTTCCAAGAATCAGAGAACAGTGGATTCTGGATAGAAATGATGTGAATATCCTGGACGGAATTACTTCTGAATACGGAAAAGCCCGTTTAGCAGATCCGCGTCTGGACGAACTGAGGTTCTCTTATGATCATAAACCTAAAGTAGCAAAGGAAGGAAAAGAAGTTACCCAGCTTTACTATGCCAGACAGGGAATCATTACTCCGGAAATGGAATATGTGGCAATCAGGGAAAACCAAAAAATAGAACAGCTTGATTCGGTATCTAAAGAAATGGCTTTTCAGCATCCGGGACATAGTTTTGGCGCCAATACTCCAAAAAGTAAAATCACCCCTGAATTTGTAAGAGACGAAATTGCTGCCGGAAGAGCGATCATTCCCAATAATATTAATCACCCGGAAAGTGAGCCGATGATCATCGGGAGAAATTTCCTTGTGAAAATCAATGCCAATATTGGAAACAGTGCCGTTTCATCAAGCATTGAAGAAGAGGTGGAAAAAGCGGTGTGGGCATGCCGGTGGGGAGCTGATACCATTATGGATCTTTCTACCGGGAAAAATATTCACGAAACAAGAGAATGGATCATCAGAAACAGCCCGGTTCCGATTGGTACGGTTCCCATCTATCAGGCATTGGAAAAAGTAAAAGGAGTTCCGGAAGACCTGACGTGGGAAATTTTCAGAGATACCCTGATTGAACAGGCTGAGCAGGGAGTTTCTTATTTCACTATTCACGCAGGAGTTTTACTAAGATATATTCATTTAACAGCAAAAAGAGTCACTGGAATTGTGTCCAGAGGAGGATCAATTATGGCAAAATGGTGTCTCTTCCATCACAAAGAAAGCTTTCTGTATACCCATTTTGAAGAGATCTGTGAGATCATGAAGAAATACGACGTAGCCTTTTCTCTTGGAGACGGTCTTCGTCCGGGATCTATCGCAGATGCGAATGATGCCGCGCAGTTTGCCGAACTGGAAACTTTAGGTGAACTGACCAAAATTGCATGGAAACATAATGTTCAGGTAATGATTGAAGGCCCCGGCCACGTACCGATGCATATGATCAAAGAAAATATGGAGAAGCAACTGGAAGAATGCCATGAAGCCCCGTTTTACACCTTAGGTCCGTTAACCACGGATATTGCACCGGGTTATGATCACATCACTTCCGGAATCGGCGCAGCAATGATCGGATGGTTTGGATGTGCCATGCTTTGTTACGTAACTCCTAAAGAACATTTAGGCCTTCCGAATAAAGATGATGTGAAGGTGGGAGTAATCACCTATAAACTGGCGGCGCATGCTGCGGATTTGGCCAAAGGTCATCCGGGAGCCCAGTACAGAGACAATGCATTAAGCAAAGCCAGATTTGAATTCAGATGGGAAGATCAGTTTAATCTTTCATTAGATCCTGAGACGGCAAGAGCTTACCATGATGAAACCCTTCCGGCAGAAGGTGCAAAAATTGCCCATTTCTGTTCCATGTGCGGTCCGAAGTTCTGTTCCATGAAAATTACACAGGAAATTCGTGAATCTGCAGAACAGGGAATGCTGGATAAGTCACAGGAATTCATTGAGAAGGGCAAACAAATTTACATATGA
- the thiH gene encoding 2-iminoacetate synthase ThiH: MKSFKEVFENYQWEEIKNKLEKVKPEEVRYSLHKKNKTLDDFLNLLSPAASEELEQMAVMTRMLTQKRFGKTIQLYAPLYLSNECQNICTYCGFSLDNSLKRKTLSDTELMIEASVLKSMGVNHVLLVSGEAHKTVGVPYFQNAVRKLKPYFSHISIEVQPLLEEEYQLLHEEGVHSVLVYQETYHQEVYREYHPKGKKSNFHFRLETPDRIGRAGIHKIGLGVLLGLEDWRVDSFFNALHIDYLQKQYWKSKFSVSFPRLRPAEGIIEPNFIMEDKDLLQLICAYRIWNEDLEISISTRENEVFRNNIVSLGATAMSAGSKTNPGGYAVDKESLEQFETSDERSMDEIRRMIQKAGYDPIMKDWDSVYSGF; the protein is encoded by the coding sequence ATGAAAAGCTTTAAAGAGGTTTTTGAAAACTATCAGTGGGAGGAGATAAAGAATAAGCTTGAAAAAGTGAAACCGGAAGAGGTAAGATACAGCCTTCATAAGAAGAATAAAACCCTTGATGATTTCCTGAATCTTCTGTCACCGGCAGCATCTGAAGAACTGGAACAGATGGCTGTAATGACAAGGATGCTTACCCAGAAAAGATTTGGAAAAACCATTCAGCTTTACGCACCGCTGTATCTCAGTAATGAATGTCAGAATATCTGTACCTATTGCGGGTTTAGTCTTGATAACAGTCTGAAAAGAAAAACCCTCTCCGATACGGAACTGATGATTGAGGCATCCGTTCTGAAATCAATGGGAGTGAATCACGTATTGCTGGTAAGCGGGGAAGCCCATAAAACAGTGGGAGTCCCTTATTTTCAGAACGCTGTCCGTAAGTTGAAACCTTATTTTTCCCATATTTCCATTGAAGTTCAGCCATTATTGGAAGAAGAATACCAGCTGCTTCATGAAGAGGGCGTCCATTCCGTTTTGGTGTATCAGGAAACCTATCATCAGGAAGTGTACAGAGAATACCATCCGAAAGGTAAAAAATCAAACTTCCATTTCCGTCTGGAAACTCCGGATAGAATAGGAAGAGCGGGGATTCATAAAATTGGACTGGGCGTTCTTCTTGGGCTTGAAGACTGGAGAGTGGATAGCTTTTTCAATGCCTTACATATTGATTACCTTCAGAAACAGTACTGGAAAAGTAAATTCTCTGTTTCCTTTCCAAGGTTAAGACCTGCTGAAGGAATCATTGAGCCGAATTTCATTATGGAAGATAAAGATCTTCTTCAGCTGATCTGCGCTTACAGAATATGGAATGAAGATCTTGAAATTTCCATTTCTACCAGAGAAAATGAGGTGTTTCGAAATAATATTGTCTCTTTGGGAGCAACAGCTATGAGTGCAGGATCAAAAACCAACCCCGGAGGTTACGCGGTAGATAAAGAATCTCTGGAACAGTTCGAAACCAGTGACGAGCGAAGTATGGATGAAATCAGGCGCATGATTCAAAAAGCAGGGTATGATCCTATAATGAAAGACTGGGATTCTGTTTACAGTGGGTTTTAA
- the panB gene encoding 3-methyl-2-oxobutanoate hydroxymethyltransferase, which produces MSVHSEIKKVTTETLRKMKFDKEKITMLTAYDFTTAKMVDAGGVDAILIGDSAANVMAGFETTLPITLDQMIYHAQSVVRGTDRALVVADLPFGTYQSNPEKALESAVRMMKEGGAHAVKIEGGKEISKSIKKIINAGIPVMGHLGLTPQSIYKFGTYKVRAKEEAEAEKLIADAQLLEELGCFSVVLEKIPAELAKKVTESISIPTIGIGAGADCDGQVLVYHDMVGMNKGFSPKFLRRYLDLYTEITGAVSQYVKDVKNVEFPNENESY; this is translated from the coding sequence ATGTCTGTTCACTCTGAAATTAAAAAAGTTACGACTGAAACCTTGCGAAAAATGAAATTCGACAAGGAAAAAATAACAATGCTTACAGCCTACGATTTTACCACCGCCAAGATGGTAGATGCAGGTGGTGTAGATGCTATTTTGATTGGAGACTCTGCAGCGAATGTGATGGCTGGTTTTGAAACCACATTGCCGATTACGCTGGATCAAATGATCTATCACGCTCAAAGTGTGGTAAGAGGAACCGACAGAGCTTTGGTGGTAGCAGATTTACCTTTCGGAACTTATCAGAGTAATCCTGAAAAAGCATTGGAGTCTGCGGTGAGAATGATGAAGGAAGGAGGAGCACATGCTGTAAAAATTGAAGGGGGAAAAGAAATTTCCAAGTCTATCAAAAAGATCATCAATGCCGGAATTCCGGTAATGGGACATTTGGGATTAACCCCACAGTCTATCTATAAATTCGGAACCTATAAAGTAAGAGCTAAGGAAGAAGCTGAAGCTGAAAAACTGATCGCTGATGCACAGCTTCTGGAAGAATTGGGCTGTTTTTCTGTGGTATTGGAGAAAATTCCTGCTGAATTAGCGAAAAAAGTAACTGAAAGCATTTCTATTCCTACGATTGGAATTGGTGCCGGTGCAGACTGTGACGGACAGGTTTTGGTGTATCATGATATGGTAGGGATGAACAAAGGCTTCAGCCCGAAATTCTTAAGAAGATATCTAGACCTTTACACTGAAATTACAGGGGCTGTTTCTCAATATGTGAAAGATGTGAAAAATGTAGAATTTCCCAACGAAAACGAAAGCTATTAA
- a CDS encoding thiazole synthase, protein MNHQKLEIAGRTFESRLFLGTGKFGSMRDMVQSVLASETNMVTMALKRIDAQSSEDDLLDSLKVTHVHLLPNTSGARTAKEAVLAAQLAREALETNWVKLEIHPDPKYLLPDPIETLYATEELAKLGFVVMPYIHADPVLCKRLEDAGTAVVMPLGAPIGTNKGLRTQDFLEIIISQSNVPVVVDAGIGAPSDAAKAMEMGADAVLVNTAIAVAGNPLNMALAFKEGVIAGRRAFESGLGAIANHAEASSPLTSFLFE, encoded by the coding sequence ATGAACCATCAGAAATTAGAAATAGCAGGAAGAACTTTTGAATCCAGACTGTTTTTAGGAACAGGAAAGTTCGGAAGCATGAGAGATATGGTACAGTCTGTCCTTGCATCAGAAACCAATATGGTGACCATGGCGCTTAAAAGAATTGACGCACAATCCAGTGAAGATGATCTGCTTGATTCATTAAAAGTAACCCACGTTCATCTTCTGCCAAACACTTCCGGAGCAAGAACAGCTAAAGAAGCTGTATTGGCAGCACAATTAGCCAGGGAAGCGCTGGAAACCAACTGGGTAAAACTGGAAATTCATCCGGACCCCAAATATTTACTGCCGGATCCCATCGAAACCTTATATGCCACTGAAGAATTGGCCAAACTGGGATTTGTTGTGATGCCGTACATTCATGCAGATCCTGTATTGTGCAAGCGTCTTGAAGATGCCGGTACTGCTGTAGTAATGCCTTTGGGAGCGCCTATCGGAACCAATAAAGGATTGAGAACGCAGGATTTTCTGGAAATAATCATCAGCCAGAGCAATGTTCCTGTAGTGGTAGATGCGGGAATCGGGGCACCATCAGACGCGGCAAAAGCAATGGAAATGGGAGCAGATGCTGTTTTAGTGAATACTGCGATTGCTGTTGCCGGAAATCCACTGAATATGGCTTTAGCTTTTAAAGAAGGTGTGATTGCAGGAAGAAGAGCCTTTGAATCCGGATTAGGAGCTATTGCGAATCATGCTGAAGCTTCAAGTCCGCTTACTTCGTTTTTATTTGAATAA
- a CDS encoding TonB-dependent receptor domain-containing protein, translating into MKKTIFTLSLLSFVFVFSQEKNNKPQEKQIEGVVITKTKKAVEQKADRTIFDFSEQSQLNNGNVLEGIKKLPGLVSTDIAGMMYQGKMLEVYLNGRPLNITSNELNSFLEGMPANSVERIEVITQPGAEFPATSGGAIMNIITNKNANKYLTATYSGNYSFTNYDKFRNRTTNSVNLNARNKYFGWQLNVGQNYRESMLNGQQDELLTSHTDRYGRGYFAKSGLTFDLGQDRLLLNYDIYHNNNDNYTLSNGHGDLPFQNDPKDLREAFYTSSDVAHTNSLRQEAVVTYQKRFADKSQKLDFQLGYTRSDSKFSQDNFFQDGTFAAAPNLPINSPTNGLKDILNNKSVMNIANFKVDYSQPIKLLDGGKVSFGGLYEKQDYDTESFGLTNLEYQRQTASTYLEFQAKLKKFDFTLGSRAENYDISGVTRYFDKDAKLVQADLIPFNKFKFFPNASVQYNLMNQVYVAANYNRKISLPSISALNPNNVTFSGPSTEVNGNPNLQPTIFDNYELKISAFDYAFIGYSVSSASNQVAQIIRKDGRKLYNEQVNISNMKIHNFNVGLPVPFMIFSKPLSEIMKFDFNPDKINFMYLYAGYQKHDIDNLNNKGFWIFNIMTQILLPKDIKMTANYSYLTPKAGYFYFTAEKPFNNSLDITLTKKFMNNRLTLSVFANDIFNGQMMQVRSNPPSGSPVMISSKYDTRNFGFSINYKIPTRNKLAKEDPNILNQTKKEDNSGVMQQAQ; encoded by the coding sequence ATGAAAAAAACGATTTTCACGTTATCTTTATTAAGCTTTGTATTTGTTTTCTCGCAGGAAAAAAATAATAAACCTCAGGAAAAACAAATTGAAGGAGTAGTCATTACCAAAACTAAAAAAGCCGTTGAACAAAAAGCAGACCGCACCATTTTTGATTTTTCTGAACAGTCTCAGCTGAATAACGGAAATGTGCTGGAAGGAATTAAAAAACTTCCGGGGCTTGTCTCTACGGATATTGCAGGAATGATGTATCAGGGAAAAATGCTGGAGGTATATCTTAACGGCAGACCATTGAACATTACGTCTAATGAATTGAACTCTTTCCTGGAAGGAATGCCCGCCAATTCTGTAGAAAGAATTGAAGTGATCACGCAGCCTGGTGCCGAGTTTCCCGCTACTTCAGGAGGAGCGATCATGAATATTATCACCAACAAAAACGCCAATAAATACCTCACCGCTACTTATTCCGGAAATTATTCTTTCACAAACTATGATAAATTCAGAAACAGAACGACCAATTCTGTCAACTTAAATGCAAGGAACAAATATTTCGGATGGCAGCTGAATGTAGGGCAAAATTACCGTGAAAGTATGCTGAACGGACAGCAGGATGAGCTTCTAACGAGCCACACGGACAGATACGGACGTGGATATTTTGCAAAATCCGGGTTAACTTTTGATTTAGGGCAGGACAGATTATTGTTAAACTACGATATTTATCACAATAATAATGACAATTACACTCTAAGTAACGGTCATGGAGATTTGCCTTTCCAGAATGATCCAAAGGACCTTAGAGAGGCTTTTTATACATCTTCCGATGTTGCCCACACCAACAGTTTAAGACAGGAAGCTGTGGTAACCTATCAGAAACGTTTTGCGGATAAATCTCAAAAACTGGATTTCCAGTTGGGTTATACAAGATCTGACAGTAAATTTTCCCAGGATAATTTCTTTCAGGACGGTACTTTTGCAGCAGCTCCCAATCTGCCTATCAACAGCCCTACCAATGGTTTAAAAGATATTCTGAACAATAAATCTGTGATGAATATTGCTAACTTCAAAGTAGATTATTCCCAGCCTATCAAACTTCTTGATGGCGGAAAAGTAAGCTTTGGCGGATTATATGAAAAGCAGGATTATGATACGGAAAGTTTTGGACTGACTAACCTGGAATATCAGAGACAGACCGCTTCTACCTATCTTGAATTCCAGGCTAAACTGAAAAAATTCGATTTTACACTTGGTTCCCGTGCTGAAAACTATGATATTTCGGGGGTAACAAGGTATTTCGATAAGGATGCAAAGCTGGTGCAGGCTGATCTGATTCCTTTCAATAAGTTTAAGTTTTTCCCTAACGCAAGTGTACAGTATAACCTGATGAATCAGGTTTATGTTGCCGCGAACTACAACAGAAAAATCAGCTTACCAAGCATTTCTGCTCTGAACCCCAATAACGTAACCTTCTCCGGACCAAGTACAGAAGTGAATGGTAACCCGAACCTGCAGCCTACTATTTTTGATAATTATGAACTGAAAATTTCAGCTTTTGATTATGCATTTATCGGATACAGTGTAAGTTCGGCAAGCAATCAGGTGGCACAGATTATCCGAAAAGACGGAAGAAAACTTTACAACGAGCAAGTGAATATTTCGAATATGAAAATTCACAACTTCAACGTAGGGTTACCGGTTCCTTTTATGATTTTCAGCAAACCTTTAAGCGAAATTATGAAGTTTGATTTCAATCCTGATAAAATTAACTTCATGTATCTGTATGCGGGATATCAAAAACATGATATTGATAATCTGAATAACAAAGGGTTCTGGATTTTTAATATTATGACTCAGATTCTGCTGCCTAAAGATATTAAGATGACAGCCAATTACAGCTATCTGACTCCAAAGGCAGGCTACTTCTACTTCACCGCAGAGAAACCATTTAATAATTCTCTGGATATTACGTTGACGAAGAAATTTATGAACAACCGTCTTACGCTTTCTGTTTTTGCAAATGATATTTTCAACGGACAGATGATGCAGGTTCGTTCCAACCCTCCTTCAGGAAGTCCTGTAATGATCAGCAGCAAGTATGATACAAGAAATTTCGGATTTTCCATCAACTACAAAATTCCGACAAGAAATAAGCTGGCTAAAGAGGATCCGAATATCCTGAACCAGACTAAGAAAGAGGATAATAGCGGTGTCATGCAGCAGGCACAATAA
- the thiS gene encoding sulfur carrier protein ThiS has protein sequence MELIINHTRKTFDILPENLEALLAIELPGKKKGIAVALNNRIIPLSVWAETILNNNDSILIITATQGG, from the coding sequence ATGGAACTTATTATCAACCACACCCGAAAAACATTTGATATACTTCCCGAAAATCTGGAAGCATTACTCGCTATCGAACTTCCCGGAAAGAAAAAAGGCATCGCAGTAGCGCTCAATAACCGCATTATTCCGCTGTCGGTCTGGGCAGAAACCATCCTGAACAATAACGATTCTATTTTAATCATTACTGCCACTCAGGGCGGTTAA